The following proteins are encoded in a genomic region of Parcubacteria group bacterium CG10_big_fil_rev_8_21_14_0_10_36_14:
- a CDS encoding cell division ATP-binding protein FtsE has protein sequence MIEFKNVSKIYPPNFIGVKNISLRIKEGEFVSVIGKSGSGKTTLVKLLIAEEPISHGELKIGDWEITKIKRNEIPFLRRQIGAVFQDYKLLPKKTIFENVAYALEVCGINNKRIGEIVPQVMRIVGLEGKEDRYPLQISGGEQQRAAIARALVHSPKVLVADEPTGNLDALNTQEVIDLLKKINSLGTTVLLVTHNRDVVNDLKKRVITLEQGLIVADAEHGRYKI, from the coding sequence ATGATTGAATTTAAGAATGTTTCAAAAATTTATCCGCCAAATTTTATCGGTGTAAAAAATATAAGCCTTCGAATTAAAGAAGGGGAGTTTGTTTCTGTAATCGGAAAATCGGGTAGTGGAAAAACAACATTAGTTAAATTATTAATAGCTGAGGAGCCTATTTCTCATGGTGAGCTTAAGATTGGAGATTGGGAAATAACAAAAATAAAGAGAAATGAAATTCCTTTTTTACGTAGGCAGATAGGAGCGGTTTTCCAGGATTATAAACTTTTACCTAAAAAAACAATTTTTGAAAACGTAGCTTATGCTTTGGAGGTTTGTGGAATAAATAATAAACGGATAGGCGAGATTGTCCCACAGGTTATGAGGATTGTCGGGCTTGAAGGAAAAGAAGATAGATATCCACTTCAAATCTCCGGTGGGGAGCAACAACGAGCCGCAATTGCGCGTGCTCTCGTCCATAGCCCTAAGGTTTTGGTTGCTGATGAACCGACTGGAAATCTCGATGCATTGAATACACAAGAAGTTATTGATTTGTTGAAAAAAATAAATAGCCTTGGCACGACAGTTCTTCTAGTTACACATAATCGCGACGTAGTTAATGATTTAAAAAAACGAGTCATCACGTTGGAACAAGGATTGATAGTCGCCGATGCTGAACATGGCAGATACAAAATATAA
- a CDS encoding tRNA dihydrouridine synthase DusB: MKFNWKKIKKPIVALSPMADYTDSAFCLICKKFGVDLVYREMVSADAVVYENKKTLEMARFNKRERPIILQIFGKDPEIMSRAARILEKRYKPDGIDINMGCPAKKIVGSFMGSSSFQGGVSGGSGASLMKDAKLAGNIVRAVKNAVKVPVSVKTRLGWENPSEILRFAPAMERAGADAIAIHGRTKAQGYNRKANWEIIRKVCRKLEIPVLINGDIIDAESFRKAIEISGASGALIGRGALGNPMIFKNIKNKNNINPTHQEIKKIILEHAKLHLKEHGEIITLRKHLVYYVKGISGAKDLRKRLVAVKSIKDLQSALSELR; this comes from the coding sequence ATGAAATTCAACTGGAAAAAAATCAAAAAACCAATCGTAGCATTATCTCCAATGGCGGATTATACTGATAGCGCTTTTTGTTTAATATGTAAAAAATTTGGTGTTGATTTGGTATATAGAGAAATGGTAAGCGCGGATGCAGTAGTTTATGAGAATAAAAAGACTTTAGAAATGGCAAGGTTTAATAAAAGAGAGCGTCCGATAATTTTGCAAATTTTTGGAAAAGATCCGGAGATTATGTCTCGCGCTGCGCGTATTTTGGAAAAAAGATATAAGCCTGACGGAATTGATATAAATATGGGATGCCCTGCAAAAAAAATTGTCGGAAGTTTTATGGGTTCTTCCTCTTTCCAAGGGGGAGTTAGCGGGGGTTCTGGTGCCTCCTTAATGAAAGATGCCAAGTTAGCGGGAAATATTGTCCGCGCTGTAAAAAACGCGGTAAAAGTTCCGGTTTCGGTGAAAACTCGACTTGGCTGGGAAAATCCAAGTGAGATTTTACGTTTTGCGCCAGCAATGGAACGCGCAGGCGCAGATGCGATTGCAATTCATGGTAGAACAAAAGCCCAGGGCTACAATAGAAAGGCAAATTGGGAGATAATTCGTAAGGTTTGTAGAAAATTAGAAATACCGGTTTTGATAAATGGCGATATAATTGATGCAGAGAGTTTTCGGAAGGCAATTGAAATAAGCGGGGCAAGTGGCGCGCTTATCGGACGCGGAGCGCTTGGTAATCCAATGATTTTTAAAAATATAAAAAATAAAAATAATATAAATCCGACTCATCAAGAAATTAAGAAGATTATATTGGAGCATGCTAAACTCCACCTCAAAGAACATGGGGAGATTATTACCCTCCGTAAACATTTGGTTTATTATGTAAAAGGCATTTCTGGCGCCAAAGATTTGAGAAAACGCTTGGTAGCGGTCAAATCAATAAAAGATTTGCAAAGTGCATTATCCGAACTCCGCTAG
- a CDS encoding thymidine kinase, which yields MFGPRVYKNSPFMEQKGFSLVITGPMGSGKTTELFRQLERIEIAGGTVMLVKPIRDDRDTGVRTHGGFEREALALNSPEEIFDYLEPEITTIGVEEAQFFDDSICGVVRVLVAHGKRVILSGLDLDAMGRPFGPMPFLLTQAEYVMKLQAVCMSCGADASRTKRKIESKEQVMVGGMELYEPVCTACHESWLRGEREGEL from the coding sequence ATGTTTGGTCCAAGAGTTTATAAAAATAGTCCCTTTATGGAGCAGAAGGGTTTTTCCCTGGTCATAACGGGACCCATGGGTTCTGGAAAGACAACAGAGCTTTTTCGTCAGCTGGAGAGAATTGAGATAGCTGGTGGAACGGTGATGCTTGTAAAACCAATACGCGACGACCGCGATACAGGCGTTCGTACTCATGGAGGATTTGAAAGAGAGGCACTCGCGCTAAATTCTCCGGAAGAGATTTTTGATTATTTGGAACCGGAGATAACAACAATCGGAGTGGAAGAGGCGCAATTTTTTGATGATTCAATTTGTGGAGTAGTGCGCGTTTTAGTGGCGCACGGCAAGAGGGTCATATTGAGCGGTTTGGATTTGGATGCAATGGGCAGACCATTTGGTCCAATGCCTTTTCTTTTGACGCAGGCAGAATATGTAATGAAACTCCAAGCGGTATGTATGTCTTGCGGAGCTGATGCCTCCAGAACAAAAAGAAAAATTGAGTCCAAAGAGCAGGTTATGGTTGGTGGTATGGAGCTTTATGAGCCGGTTTGCACCGCTTGCCACGAAAGTTGGCTACGGGGCGAAAGAGAGGGGGAATTGTAG